GTCAAAGCCGTGCTTGAGCAGGCGGCGGCGAAGCTCTTCCTGGTTGGAAAGCGGTTCGTGCTGCACGAGTTCGAGGATCAGGTTCTGACGCGATAGTTTGGACATGTCGTATATTCAGAATATTTATGCACTTGACTGTATAAATATGCATTTGCTATCTTGCCTTGTCAAGTATTTTTTTGAAAAGCAGCGGACAGGCGACAGACCTCAGACGGCAGACTTTGGATGTCAGACGTTAGACCTCAGACATCGGACCCCAACATCAGAACTTCGCAGAGCGAAAGCTGGACGGCGCATAGACGTGCGACTCGGCAGTGCATTGATAGCCGGGGGAGGCTCGCGCTCAGTCCGAAATGGTAGCAGCCATCAGCCCAACCTATGGCTGCGGTCCGAAGTCTTTCGCCTGAAGCCTGACGTTTGCCGTCCGAGGTCTGTCGTCTGTCTCACCCATTGGTGACAAACATCACCGCGTTACTCTCGACCCGGTGTAACCTTATTGACGTATGCCCATGGCACGTACCGTCACTACTCGTTTGAGTGGATACATCCTGCTGCTTCTTGCGCTTTTTTCGACGATCTTCACGCCTAGTAGCGTTGCTGAGCGCACGACGCTGGATAACTTCTCGAAGTGCCTGGCCGAGAAGAACGCCGTCATGTACGGCGCCTTCTGGTGCGAACACTGCAAGGAACAGAAGGATTTGTTCGGCTCATCATTCCGGTATGTGCGTTATACCGAGTGCGCGGTGAAGGGAGCGCCCAGGCAGCAGACGGACATTTGCAGAAATCTCGCAATCGTACGTTACCCCACTTGGATTTTTGCGGATAACGAGCGGCGTGAGGGACCAGTTTCTTTAAAGGCATTGGCCGACAAAACGGGGTGCAAACTGCCATGAACCGTTTGCGCGCGCTTTCGTGGACAATCTTTTTCTTCGCGGTGGCTGGGATCATTCTTTCTGCGATTTCGCTTGTCAGCCACTACAGTCATTCAACGACTGAATTCTGCAGTATTGACGAGACGTTCAACTGCGACCTCGTGAACCGCAGCATCTATTCCAGCTTCCTGGGCGTGCCAGTGGCCCTGATTGGATTGCTGGGCTACGGATTCATCCTGACACTGGCACGCATCGCTCCGTGGAACAAAGGCATTTCGATCGCGCTATTCGCCAGCGCGCTGGCAGGGCTTGGATTCTCGCTCTACCTGACGTACGTGGAAGCCTACATCTTGGGTGTGTGGTGCATTCTTTGTCTCGGGTCGCTAGGAGTCATCGTCGTCATCACGGTTCTTTCCGGAGCAGCGTTGGCGCGCCTATTATTCGGGCGCACCTCGGACGAGGTCGCAGCCTCCCAGGCGCGGCACTCCGTTCGAAGCTGAGCGAAGGACAGTTCTAAATAGGCCGCGGCCGAAAAGACCGCCCGCCAAGCAATCAGGAGAAAGCCTATGTCAACTCCCTGGTCTCATCGGTTCGCGCAGCGGACGAAAGTCATCAAGAGTTCCGCGATTCGCGAGCTACTCAAGTTCACACAACGTCCCGAGGTCATTTCCTTCGCCGGAGGATTGCCGGCGCCTGAACTGTTCCCTATCGAGGAGTTCAAGCAAGCCTGCAACAAGGTTCTTGCGGACAATGGTCCCGCGGCACTGCAATACGGAGCCACAGAGGGCTACTTGCCTCTGCGCGAAACCATCTCCAGCAACCTTCGTCGTTACGGAATACTGGCGTCGCCAGAAAACGTCCTCATTACTTCCGGCTCACAACAGGCGCTTGACCTCATCGCCAAGCTGCTGATCAATCGCGGCGACCGCTTGCTGGTGGAAGCGCCGACGTACCTCGGCGCGTTGCAGGCATTCAATGTGTTCGGCCCGGATTACGTCACAGTTCCGATCGATCACGACGGCATCCGTACCGAGTGTTTGGAAGAGGCGCTTCGCTCGGGGCCGAAGTTCATGTACCTGCTGCCAAATTTCCAGAACCCCGGCGGCGTCACAATGTCCGTCGAACGCCGGCAGGAACTTGTGTTTCTTTCCAATAAGTACGGCATCCCAATCATTGAAGACGATCCCTACGGCCAATTGCGGTTTGAAGGCGAGCACCTGCCTTCTCTCGTGCTACTGGATCGAGAGAACGTGCGCCGCGACAACGGCTACAATCTCGGCAACGTCATCTACCTCAGCACCTTCTCCAAGACGCT
Above is a genomic segment from Clostridia bacterium containing:
- a CDS encoding vitamin K epoxide reductase family protein, which translates into the protein MNRLRALSWTIFFFAVAGIILSAISLVSHYSHSTTEFCSIDETFNCDLVNRSIYSSFLGVPVALIGLLGYGFILTLARIAPWNKGISIALFASALAGLGFSLYLTYVEAYILGVWCILCLGSLGVIVVITVLSGAALARLLFGRTSDEVAASQARHSVRS
- a CDS encoding PLP-dependent aminotransferase family protein → MSTPWSHRFAQRTKVIKSSAIRELLKFTQRPEVISFAGGLPAPELFPIEEFKQACNKVLADNGPAALQYGATEGYLPLRETISSNLRRYGILASPENVLITSGSQQALDLIAKLLINRGDRLLVEAPTYLGALQAFNVFGPDYVTVPIDHDGIRTECLEEALRSGPKFMYLLPNFQNPGGVTMSVERRQELVFLSNKYGIPIIEDDPYGQLRFEGEHLPSLVLLDRENVRRDNGYNLGNVIYLSTFSKTLAPGLRLGWIVAPVEVIQKLVQLKQGADLHTSTFIQIVAHEVAKERFLDEHVRNIRQVYRDRRDVMLQALEQYFPSEVTWTHPQGGLFLWITLPEGMDCQKLFEAAVRENVAFVPGDAFFTGEGEGLRNLRLNFSNAQPEQIREGIRRLSVAVKSQMDSLNLVPALV